In Deltaproteobacteria bacterium, the genomic window AACGCCTTAGGTTCTCGCAGAACACCTCCGTCGCCCGCAAATCATAATCCGGCATTTCTCCGGAAACATGGGGGCTGAAGATTACATTGGGAAGGGTCCAGAACTTACTTTCCGGCGGCAGCGGTTCGGCAACGAAAACATCCAGGCCGGCTCCGGCGATCCATTTCTCTTCCAGGGCGCGGATGAGCGCTTCTTCGTCCACGATGGCCCCGCGGGCCACGTTGATCAGGAAGGCCTCCGGTTTCATGGCTCGCAACTCCTTCTCTCCGATCATTCCTTTTGTTTCGGCGGTCAAAGGAAGGGTGAGAACCACGAAGTCGCTCTCCGCAAGCAGCTGCGGCAACTGCTCCCGGGGATATAAAGCATCCACATACCGGCTCTGCCCCGTCTTTTTGGCCGACCGGCGGGTACCGATGACCCGCATGCCGAAGGCTTTGGCAAGACGGGCGACCTCCCGCCCGATGCTACCCAGGCCTACAATCCCTATGGTTTTGGAGTGCAATATCTGGGGGGTAAAACGTTTCCAGCGCTTTTCCTGTTTCTGTCGAAAACACTCCGGGGCCTGCTTCACGATCATGAGCATCTGCTCCAGGACGAACTCACTGATCGGTATGGCATGGAGGCCGCTGACGCAGGTTACGGCTATCGGGCTCCGCAGAATATCCTCCGGCAGGCGGTCCACGCCGGCGGACATCACCTGGAGCCATTTCAGCCTGGGGGTCCGGGCCAGGAAATTTCTGGGCAGATGGTGGATCCATCCATAGAGGACTTCCGCCTGGGCCAGGCGAGAATCCAGTTGCTCTTTGGCAGAAGTATCTCCCTTTCTTTCACCGACGATCATGGCTGAAACACTTTCCACTTTGATTTTGTCGCTGACAGCGGCCATGCGCTTCAGCAAGGCCTCATCGATCGGGGTCGTCACAACGACATCTACCGCCTGCATGGGCACCTTCCTTTCATTGGTTCTGTAAGCAGGAAGTATAATGGCGCCTGATCCACTTGTCAAGGAAATGGGGGAGCGGGAATGAGGGATGGGGTGAGGTCATAGAAGCTTGCCCAGTT contains:
- a CDS encoding D-2-hydroxyacid dehydrogenase — protein: MQAVDVVVTTPIDEALLKRMAAVSDKIKVESVSAMIVGERKGDTSAKEQLDSRLAQAEVLYGWIHHLPRNFLARTPRLKWLQVMSAGVDRLPEDILRSPIAVTCVSGLHAIPISEFVLEQMLMIVKQAPECFRQKQEKRWKRFTPQILHSKTIGIVGLGSIGREVARLAKAFGMRVIGTRRSAKKTGQSRYVDALYPREQLPQLLAESDFVVLTLPLTAETKGMIGEKELRAMKPEAFLINVARGAIVDEEALIRALEEKWIAGAGLDVFVAEPLPPESKFWTLPNVIFSPHVSGEMPDYDLRATEVFCENLRRYLAGKKFLHAVDKQKGY